In Cicer arietinum cultivar CDC Frontier isolate Library 1 chromosome 1, Cicar.CDCFrontier_v2.0, whole genome shotgun sequence, one DNA window encodes the following:
- the LOC101513530 gene encoding signaling peptide TAXIMIN 2, with protein MEEEGCECRPLGFLIGLPFALLALILSLLGAVIWLFGSILSCLCPCCICCAGLANLAVSLVKLPVRVLRWFTHQIPC; from the exons ATGGAAGAGGAAGGTTGCGAATGCAGGCCATTGGGTTTCTTGATAGGATTGCCCTTTGCTCTTTTGGCTTTGATTTTATCTCTACTGGGTGCAGTTATCTGGCTTTTTGG GTCTATATTGAGTTGTTTGTGTCCATGTTGCATTTGTTGCGCCGGATTGGCAAATTTGGCTGTCAGTCTTGTAAAGCTTCCAGTTCGAGTTCTTAGATGGTTCACTCACCAAATTCCTTGTTAG
- the LOC101512982 gene encoding uncharacterized protein, giving the protein MGVDYYKVLQVDRNAKDDDLKKAYRKLAMKWHPDKNPNNKKEAEAKFKQISEAYDVLSDPQKKAIYDQYGEDGLKGQMPPPDSSAGGSGTTYYSADDFPFRFNHRNADDIFAEFFGVSSPFGGMGRGGGVGSRFPNGMFGSFGEGGGGGGVHMHQGPPRKPPPIENKLLCTLEEIFKGTTKKMKITREIFDANGKTMQLDEILTINVKPGWKKGTKITFPEKGNEHPNLTPADVVFIIDEKPHSVFTREGNDLIAIQKLSLAEALTGYTVNLTTLDGRNLTIPINNVIQPEYEEIVPREGMPLPKDPTKKGNLRIKFNIKFPTRLTADQKAGMKKLLTA; this is encoded by the exons ATGGGTGTTGACTATTACAAGGTTTTGCAGGTTGATAGGAACGCTAAAGACGATGACTTGAAGAAAGCTTACAGAAAGCTCGCTATGAAATGGCACCCAGATAAAAACCCTAACAACAAAAAAGAAGCCGAAGCCAAATTCAAACAAATCTCAGAAGCCTATGAT GTACTGAGTGATCCTCAGAAGAAAGCTATTTATGATCAATATGGGGAAGATGGTCTGAAGGGTCAAATGCCCCCACCTGATTCTTCTGCTGGTGGCAGTGGAACTACTTACTATTCGGCCGATGATTTTCCGTTTCGGTTCAATCATCGGAATGCTGATGATATTTTTGCTGAGTTTTTTGGGGTTTCAAGTCCCTTTGGTGGTATGGGAAGAGGGGGTGGTGTTGGATCAAGGTTTCCTAATGGCATGTTTGGATCCTTTGGGGAAGGAGGAGGAGGGGGTGGAGTCCATATGCATCAAGGTCCTCCTCGTAAGCCGCCTCCTATTGAGAACAAATTGCTATGCACTCTTGAGGAGATTTTTAAAGGGACCACAAAGAAGATGAAGATCACCAGAGAAATTTTTGATGCTAATGG CAAAACCATGCAGTTGGACGAGATCTTGACGATTAATGTCAAACCTGGTTGGAAAAAGGGGACAAAGATCACCTTCCCTGAGAAAGGAAACGAACATCCGAATTTGACACCTGCAGATGTTGTTTTCATCATCGATGAAAAACCACACAGTGTCTTCACTCGCGAAGGAAACGATCTGATTGCGATTCAGAAGCTTTCTCTTGCAGAAGCCTTAACTGGTTATACGGTGAATCTGACTACACTTGATGGTAGAAACTTGACTATACCAATCAACAATGTGATTCAACCCGAGTATGAGGAGATTGTTCCGAGAGAAGGAATGCCACTCCCAAAGGATCCAACAAAGAAGGGAAACTTGAGGATAAAGTTCAACATCAAATTCCCAACTCGGCTCACCGCGGACCAGAAGGCGGGAATGAAGAAACTCTTGACCGCATAA